The following are encoded together in the Piscinibacter lacus genome:
- the metG gene encoding methionine--tRNA ligase produces the protein MPRQLFVTTALPYANGHFHIGHIMEYIQADIWVRFQRMQGHEVHFVCADDAHGAPIMIAAEKAGLTPQAFVANIAAGRKPYLDGFHIAFDHWHSTDAPENHALAQSIYRALRENGLIETRTIEQFFDPEKGMFLPDRFIKGECPKCGAADQYGDNCEACGAVYAPTDLKKPYSALSGATPVLRSSEHFFFRLSDPRCVAFLESWTQDGRLQPEVANKVKEWFKRDEDGKVGLGDWDISRDAPYFGIEIPDAPGKYFYVWLDAPVGYLASLQAHLASLGRDLDSYLAQPGLEQVHFIGKDIVTFHTLFWPAMLKFSGRKVPDAVHVHGFLTVNNGEKMSKSRGTGLDPLKYLKLGLNPEWLRYYLAAKLSGRVEDVDFNREDFVARVNSDLVGKYINIASRAAGFLVKRFDGRLADTLDAEGAAVVAALREAAPELARLYDGRDTGKALREVMLLADRVNAYVDANKPWELAKQDGQDARLHAVCSTCIEAFRLLSLYLKPVLPALAAQVEAFLQVGPLQWAQAGQSLAGHRIGSYSHLMQRVDPKLLDALFEAPPAAAEPTPAAAPAPGADDPNRPGGEAIAETITIEDFAKIDLRIAKIVDAQAVAGSKKLLQLTLDVGEGRTRNVFSGIASVHKPEDLVGRLTVMVANLAPRQMKFGLSEGMVLAASHADEKARPGIHLLAPDSGATPGLRIH, from the coding sequence ATGCCCCGCCAGCTCTTCGTCACCACCGCCCTGCCCTATGCCAACGGGCATTTCCACATCGGCCACATCATGGAGTACATCCAGGCCGACATCTGGGTGCGCTTCCAGCGCATGCAGGGCCATGAGGTGCACTTCGTCTGCGCCGACGACGCGCATGGCGCGCCGATCATGATCGCCGCCGAGAAGGCCGGCCTGACGCCGCAGGCCTTCGTGGCCAACATCGCCGCCGGCCGCAAGCCCTACCTCGACGGCTTCCACATCGCCTTCGACCACTGGCACAGCACCGACGCGCCGGAAAACCACGCGCTGGCCCAGTCCATCTACCGCGCGCTGCGCGAGAACGGCCTGATCGAGACCCGCACGATCGAGCAGTTCTTCGACCCCGAGAAGGGCATGTTCCTGCCCGACCGCTTCATCAAGGGCGAGTGCCCCAAATGCGGCGCGGCCGACCAGTACGGCGACAACTGCGAGGCCTGCGGCGCCGTCTATGCGCCCACCGATCTGAAGAAGCCCTACTCCGCCCTGTCGGGCGCGACGCCGGTGCTGCGCAGCAGCGAGCACTTCTTCTTCAGGCTGTCCGACCCGCGCTGCGTCGCCTTCCTCGAAAGCTGGACCCAGGACGGCCGCCTGCAGCCCGAAGTGGCCAACAAGGTCAAGGAATGGTTCAAGCGCGACGAGGACGGCAAGGTCGGCCTGGGCGACTGGGACATCAGCCGCGACGCGCCCTATTTCGGCATCGAGATTCCCGATGCGCCGGGCAAGTACTTTTATGTCTGGCTTGATGCCCCGGTGGGCTACTTGGCCTCGCTGCAGGCTCATCTGGCGAGCCTGGGCCGCGACCTGGACAGCTACCTCGCCCAGCCCGGGCTGGAGCAGGTGCACTTCATCGGCAAGGACATCGTCACCTTCCACACCCTGTTCTGGCCGGCGATGCTGAAGTTCAGCGGCCGCAAGGTGCCCGACGCGGTGCATGTGCACGGCTTCCTCACCGTCAACAACGGCGAGAAGATGAGCAAGAGCCGCGGCACCGGCCTGGACCCGCTCAAGTACCTGAAGCTCGGCCTGAACCCCGAGTGGCTGCGCTACTACCTGGCCGCCAAGCTCAGCGGCCGGGTGGAAGACGTGGACTTCAACCGCGAGGACTTCGTCGCCCGCGTCAACAGCGACCTGGTCGGCAAGTACATCAACATCGCGAGCCGGGCGGCGGGCTTCCTGGTCAAGCGCTTCGACGGCCGCCTTGCCGACACCCTTGACGCGGAAGGCGCTGCGGTGGTGGCCGCCCTGCGCGAGGCCGCGCCCGAGCTGGCCCGCCTCTATGACGGCCGCGACACCGGCAAGGCCCTGCGCGAGGTCATGCTGCTCGCCGACCGCGTGAATGCCTATGTCGATGCCAACAAGCCCTGGGAGCTGGCCAAGCAGGACGGCCAGGACGCGCGCCTGCATGCCGTCTGCTCGACCTGCATCGAGGCTTTCCGCCTGCTGAGCCTCTACCTGAAACCGGTGCTGCCGGCCCTGGCCGCGCAGGTCGAGGCCTTCCTGCAGGTCGGGCCGCTGCAGTGGGCGCAGGCCGGGCAGTCGCTCGCCGGCCACCGCATCGGCAGCTACAGCCACCTGATGCAGCGCGTCGATCCCAAGCTGCTCGACGCCCTGTTCGAAGCCCCGCCGGCCGCCGCCGAGCCGACGCCGGCCGCTGCCCCCGCGCCGGGGGCCGACGACCCCAACCGCCCCGGCGGCGAGGCCATCGCCGAAACCATCACGATCGAGGACTTCGCCAAGATCGACCTGCGCATCGCGAAGATCGTCGACGCGCAGGCCGTGGCCGGCAGCAAGAAGCTGCTCCAGCTCACGCTGGACGTGGGCGAGGGCCGCACCCGCAATGTCTTCAGCGGCATCGCCAGCGTGCACAAGCCCGAAGACCTGGTCGGCCGCCTGACGGTGATGGTGGCCAACCTCGCGCCGCGGCAGATGAAGTTCGGCCTGAGCGAAGGCATGGTGCTGGCCGCCAGCCATGCCGACGAGAAGGCCCGCCCCGGCATCCACCTGCTCGCGCCCGACAGCGGGGCCACGCCGGGCCTGCGCATCCATTGA
- a CDS encoding DUF3306 domain-containing protein: MGADAEDGFFARWSRRKGQARGPADTLPAEPPPAAGPTAGPPAALAAEPPRHAAPHRTEPPPGVVPPPAAEPPPPTLDDAARLRPGEAVERFVRPGVDEAVKRAALKTLFADPHFNVMDGLDIYIDDYGKPDPIPPAMLRQLQQGEALGLFREEREAEARAAAQAARSAAGQPPEPDVDAVAEMEAEPVADVGADARAGSEAEPEPEPADARPDTGPEPARARAAPAPGPNPLVTPQPPCEAAPPPTTPLPLPPALP, encoded by the coding sequence ATGGGCGCTGATGCCGAGGACGGCTTCTTCGCACGCTGGTCGCGCCGCAAGGGCCAGGCCCGCGGGCCGGCCGACACGCTGCCGGCCGAGCCGCCCCCTGCTGCCGGGCCTACCGCCGGGCCGCCCGCCGCCCTGGCGGCCGAGCCGCCCCGCCATGCCGCGCCGCACCGCACCGAGCCACCGCCCGGGGTCGTGCCGCCCCCCGCGGCCGAGCCCCCCCCGCCGACGCTGGACGATGCCGCCCGCCTGCGGCCCGGCGAAGCGGTCGAGCGCTTCGTGCGGCCGGGCGTGGATGAGGCGGTCAAGCGCGCCGCGCTGAAGACGCTCTTCGCCGATCCGCACTTCAATGTGATGGACGGGCTCGACATCTACATCGACGACTACGGCAAGCCCGACCCCATCCCGCCGGCCATGCTGCGGCAGTTGCAGCAGGGCGAAGCCCTGGGCCTGTTCCGCGAGGAGCGCGAGGCCGAAGCCCGCGCCGCGGCCCAGGCTGCCCGCAGCGCGGCCGGGCAGCCGCCCGAGCCGGACGTCGATGCCGTAGCCGAGATGGAAGCCGAGCCGGTAGCCGATGTGGGAGCCGATGCGCGAGCCGGGTCGGAAGCCGAGCCCGAGCCCGAACCCGCCGACGCCAGGCCGGACACCGGGCCTGAACCCGCCCGCGCCCGCGCCGCCCCCGCCCCCGGGCCGAACCCGCTGGTCACCCCGCAGCCGCCATGCGAGGCTGCGCCGCCCCCGACGACCCCGCTGCCCCTGCCGCCCGCCCTGCCATGA
- a CDS encoding DUF3305 domain-containing protein, which produces MDAPAARERPAIEVAVVMAREAAPNRWEDWRFRIDEVLAMQPAFGTAARCLHDDGKVARFLHPGLRIELFPDEAEGYHLNLSSGTPVVFVMWRIDEDDPSRAWPEAVSLSYHVAGRWLDAQERVDNCPLPPDWRDALQAYTEVHHQPEPRKRRRPQSFLPPEARG; this is translated from the coding sequence ATGGACGCGCCGGCCGCCCGCGAGCGCCCGGCGATCGAGGTCGCCGTGGTCATGGCGCGCGAGGCCGCGCCCAACCGCTGGGAGGACTGGCGCTTCCGCATCGACGAGGTGCTGGCCATGCAGCCGGCCTTCGGCACCGCGGCCCGTTGCCTGCACGACGATGGCAAGGTCGCGCGCTTCCTGCACCCGGGGCTGCGCATCGAGCTTTTCCCCGATGAGGCCGAGGGCTATCACCTCAATCTCAGCAGCGGCACGCCGGTGGTCTTCGTGATGTGGCGGATCGACGAGGATGATCCCTCGCGGGCTTGGCCCGAGGCGGTGAGCCTGTCCTACCACGTGGCCGGGCGCTGGCTGGATGCGCAGGAGCGGGTCGACAACTGCCCGCTGCCGCCCGACTGGCGCGACGCCTTGCAGGCCTACACCGAGGTCCATCACCAGCCCGAGCCGCGCAAGCGCCGCCGGCCGCAGTCCTTCCTGCCGCCCGAGGCGCGCGGCTGA
- a CDS encoding formate dehydrogenase: protein MSKAEASKEVLSRRRLFAGAGTVGALAAVAAVLPRQEAVPVEAPKAEAAPAEGTPGYRASAHVLRYYQTARV from the coding sequence ATGTCCAAGGCCGAAGCTTCGAAGGAAGTCCTGTCCCGCCGCCGCCTGTTCGCAGGCGCCGGCACCGTCGGTGCCCTGGCGGCCGTCGCTGCTGTGCTGCCGCGTCAAGAGGCTGTACCAGTCGAGGCACCGAAAGCCGAGGCCGCGCCGGCCGAAGGCACGCCGGGCTACCGCGCCAGCGCGCACGTGCTGCGCTACTACCAGACCGCCCGCGTCTGA
- a CDS encoding TorD/DmsD family molecular chaperone, protein MNPAELRALSFASADQAEEIARAEIYGLLARLFLAPPDAALLAAFAVVVTEAPEPGAFLEAPWQDLVSALRAGSPEAAAAEYEALFLGVGRPEIFLYASHHLSGFLNEKPLVQLRSDLAALGLQGDRERGETEDHVSAAFEVMRYLIAGDDAAVCNLEQQRRFFRAHVQSWVERLCDVLQAHPRARLYAALAAYTRAFVQVETQGFDLLEA, encoded by the coding sequence ATGAATCCTGCCGAGCTGCGTGCCCTGTCCTTTGCCTCCGCCGACCAGGCCGAGGAGATCGCCCGTGCCGAGATCTACGGCCTGCTGGCCCGGCTCTTCCTGGCGCCGCCGGATGCCGCCCTGCTGGCTGCCTTCGCGGTGGTGGTGACCGAGGCGCCCGAGCCCGGCGCCTTCCTGGAGGCGCCCTGGCAGGACCTGGTGTCCGCCCTGCGGGCCGGCAGCCCCGAAGCGGCTGCGGCGGAGTACGAGGCGCTCTTCCTCGGCGTCGGCCGGCCGGAGATCTTTCTGTACGCCAGCCACCATCTCAGCGGCTTCCTCAACGAGAAGCCGCTCGTGCAACTGCGCAGCGACCTGGCCGCCCTCGGCCTGCAGGGCGACCGCGAGCGCGGCGAGACCGAGGACCATGTCAGCGCGGCCTTCGAGGTGATGCGCTACCTGATCGCCGGCGACGATGCCGCGGTGTGCAACCTGGAGCAGCAGCGGCGCTTCTTCCGTGCCCATGTGCAGTCCTGGGTCGAGCGGCTGTGCGATGTCTTGCAGGCGCATCCGCGTGCGCGGCTCTATGCCGCGCTGGCGGCCTACACGCGGGCCTTCGTGCAGGTCGAGACCCAGGGCTTCGACCTGCTCGAAGCCTGA
- a CDS encoding SulP family inorganic anion transporter yields MTPDAPSPAPAARPLPRLRLARFRPRLLDTLPGYTRQQALGDLGAGLTVGVMALPLALAFAIASGVSPQAGLFTAIVGGLLISALGGSNVQVGGPAGAFIVIVYGIVERYGLANLLVSTLLAGGLMVLMGLLRLGGLVRYVPISIVIGFTNGIAVLIALSQLKDLLGLDLGRLPADAFSQLRALAGGLGDTDPSTLALGLACLGLIVGWPRMVGLARRAQPTLGSGLGLVPAQMVALLLGSLAAAGLALPVETIGSRFGGIPDHLPTLQWPALSWAGARDLVIPTLTLALLGAVEALLCARIADQLAPELPRHDPNQELMAQGVANMVVPLVGGIPATGTIARTMTNVRAGATTPVAGIVHALALLLVVLVAAPLAEDVPLAVLAAITFMTAVRLGEWHEFARLRQFAPGYRVILLSTFVLTVVFDLMVAVEVGLVLACVFFIWRMAALFEVQLAPEPAPGVALRRLYGALFFGASGKLEDLPEQLPPGCRVLVLDLQRLIALDSSGLAVLVQLGRDLARRGIALWLVEAHPQPALLMQRGGLLDELGPERLQADLAAVLARLDEPLPGATPPRSTGP; encoded by the coding sequence ATGACCCCCGACGCCCCCTCCCCTGCCCCCGCCGCGCGACCGCTGCCGCGCCTGCGCCTGGCGCGCTTCCGGCCGCGCCTGCTCGACACCCTGCCCGGCTACACCCGCCAGCAGGCCCTGGGCGACCTGGGTGCGGGCCTCACCGTCGGCGTGATGGCCTTGCCGCTGGCCCTGGCCTTCGCGATCGCCTCGGGCGTCAGCCCCCAGGCCGGCCTGTTCACCGCCATCGTCGGCGGCCTGCTGATCTCGGCCCTGGGCGGTTCGAACGTGCAGGTGGGCGGGCCGGCGGGCGCCTTCATCGTCATCGTCTACGGCATCGTCGAGCGCTACGGCCTGGCCAATCTGCTCGTCTCCACCCTGCTGGCGGGCGGGCTGATGGTGCTGATGGGCCTGCTGCGCCTGGGCGGCCTGGTGCGCTATGTGCCGATCAGCATCGTGATCGGCTTCACCAATGGCATCGCGGTGTTGATCGCGCTGTCGCAGCTCAAGGACCTGCTGGGCCTGGACCTGGGTCGCCTGCCGGCCGATGCCTTCTCGCAGCTCCGCGCGCTGGCGGGCGGTCTCGGGGACACGGACCCGAGCACCCTGGCCCTGGGCCTGGCCTGCCTGGGCCTGATCGTCGGCTGGCCCCGCATGGTGGGCCTCGCCCGGCGCGCGCAGCCCACGCTCGGCAGCGGCCTGGGCCTGGTGCCGGCGCAGATGGTCGCGCTGCTGCTCGGCAGCCTGGCCGCAGCCGGCCTGGCCCTGCCGGTGGAGACCATCGGCAGCCGCTTCGGCGGCATCCCCGACCACCTGCCGACCTTGCAGTGGCCGGCGCTGAGCTGGGCCGGCGCGCGCGACCTGGTCATCCCCACACTCACGCTGGCCCTGCTCGGCGCGGTCGAGGCCCTGCTCTGCGCCCGCATCGCCGACCAGCTCGCCCCCGAGCTGCCGCGCCACGATCCCAACCAGGAGCTGATGGCCCAGGGCGTGGCCAATATGGTGGTGCCTTTGGTCGGCGGCATTCCCGCCACCGGCACCATCGCCCGCACGATGACGAATGTGCGGGCCGGCGCGACGACACCGGTCGCCGGCATCGTCCACGCCCTGGCGCTGCTGCTGGTGGTGCTGGTGGCCGCGCCGCTGGCCGAGGATGTGCCGCTGGCGGTGCTGGCCGCCATCACCTTCATGACCGCGGTCCGCCTGGGCGAATGGCACGAGTTCGCGCGGCTGCGGCAGTTCGCGCCGGGCTACCGGGTGATCCTGCTCAGCACCTTCGTGCTGACGGTGGTCTTCGACCTGATGGTGGCGGTGGAAGTCGGCCTGGTGCTGGCCTGCGTCTTCTTCATCTGGCGCATGGCTGCGCTGTTCGAGGTGCAGCTCGCGCCCGAACCCGCACCGGGCGTGGCGCTGCGGCGGCTGTACGGCGCCCTGTTCTTTGGTGCCAGCGGCAAGCTGGAGGACCTGCCCGAGCAACTGCCGCCGGGCTGCCGGGTGCTGGTGCTGGACTTGCAGCGCCTGATCGCGCTGGACAGCAGCGGCCTGGCCGTGCTGGTGCAGCTCGGCCGCGACCTGGCGCGGCGCGGCATCGCGCTGTGGCTGGTCGAGGCCCATCCCCAGCCGGCCCTGCTGATGCAGCGCGGCGGCCTGCTGGACGAACTGGGCCCCGAGCGCCTGCAAGCCGACCTGGCCGCCGTGCTGGCCCGGCTGGACGAGCCGCTGCCGGGCGCGACCCCGCCCCGGTCGACCGGGCCCTGA
- the apbC gene encoding iron-sulfur cluster carrier protein ApbC, with product MSLTDAAVLAALQTVSDPNTGKDFVSTRTVKNLKVDGGDIAFDVELGYPAKSQIPPLRKALIAAVRTLPGVENVSVNLSSRITAHAVQRGVQLLPGVKNIVAVASGKGGVGKSTTAVNLALALAAEGARVGLLDADIYGPSLPMMMGLTARPESADGKTMEPLESHGLQLMSIGFLVEADNPMVWRGPMATQALEQMLRQTNWQDLDYLIVDMPPGTGDIQLTLSQRVPVTGAVIVTTPQDIALLDARKGLKMFEKVGVPILGVVENMAVYCCPNCGHSEAIFGADGGKHMAAEYGVAHLGSLPLNRSIREQADAGRPTLISEPDGEIAALYKGVARQVAVKIAEKSKDYSTKFPTISVSKTS from the coding sequence ATGTCGCTCACCGATGCCGCCGTCCTCGCGGCGCTCCAGACCGTCTCCGACCCCAACACCGGCAAGGACTTCGTCAGCACCCGCACGGTCAAGAACCTGAAGGTCGACGGCGGAGACATCGCCTTCGACGTCGAGCTGGGCTACCCGGCCAAGAGCCAGATTCCCCCGCTGCGCAAGGCCCTGATCGCCGCGGTGCGCACGCTGCCGGGCGTGGAGAACGTCAGCGTGAACCTGAGCAGCCGCATCACCGCGCATGCCGTGCAGCGCGGCGTGCAGTTGCTGCCGGGGGTGAAGAACATCGTTGCCGTGGCCTCGGGCAAGGGCGGCGTGGGCAAGAGCACGACGGCCGTCAACCTGGCCCTGGCCCTGGCCGCCGAGGGCGCCCGTGTGGGCCTGCTGGATGCCGACATCTACGGCCCCAGCCTGCCGATGATGATGGGCCTGACGGCGCGGCCCGAGTCGGCCGACGGCAAGACCATGGAGCCGTTGGAGAGCCACGGCCTGCAGCTCATGTCGATCGGCTTCCTGGTCGAGGCCGACAACCCCATGGTGTGGCGCGGCCCCATGGCCACCCAGGCCCTGGAGCAGATGCTGCGCCAGACCAACTGGCAGGACCTGGACTACCTGATCGTCGACATGCCGCCCGGCACCGGCGACATCCAGCTCACGCTCAGCCAGCGCGTGCCGGTGACGGGCGCGGTCATCGTCACCACGCCGCAGGACATCGCCCTGCTTGACGCCCGCAAGGGCCTGAAGATGTTCGAGAAGGTCGGCGTGCCCATCCTCGGCGTCGTCGAGAACATGGCCGTCTACTGCTGCCCGAACTGCGGCCACAGCGAGGCCATCTTCGGCGCCGATGGCGGCAAGCACATGGCCGCCGAATACGGTGTGGCCCACCTCGGCAGCCTGCCGCTGAACCGCAGCATCCGCGAACAGGCCGATGCCGGCCGGCCGACGCTGATCAGCGAGCCCGATGGCGAGATCGCCGCGCTCTATAAGGGCGTGGCCCGCCAAGTGGCGGTGAAGATTGCCGAGAAGTCCAAGGACTACTCGACCAAGTTCCCGACCATCTCCGTCAGCAAGACGAGCTGA
- a CDS encoding 4Fe-4S binding protein: protein MKTLVCSCNDTLPIDPPALREALRLAAGEDAAEGLSAGHRLLCRREAGAFQQAAQGQDALLVACTQEARLFSELHAQTEGAPPLVERPIRFLNLRETAGWSAEARERPAALPPKLAALIAEAQRPDPPPVAQVSYRSAGRCLVIGAPADLAGVLPLLGDALDLTLFLDGPAAPLPQDRLVPVLGGRIEALQGWLGAFTLRWRDEAPIDLDLCTRCNACVSACPEGAIGLDYRIDMTRCDRQRACLSACGVAGAIDFEREAAPREQGFDLVLDLGARSLLDLHQPPQGYHHVPLRAADGAARLSAAVVALRSAVGVFDKPKFFDYRVKLCAHSRNEREGCRACIDVCSAQAIQSRATVEGPDRGGIRVEPHLCVGCGACTTVCPSGALSYRYPGPDELGGRMRTLIGGYLKAGGEAAAGRPLLLLHSQQGGRQAIEALGRAAQAGPQAFGGPAPSPRPGATARRRGLPLAVLPLALWHSASVGLELWLSALAWGARGVVVLLSGEEAPDYRRALAAQAALGQALLQGLGWSGTPLRLIDLAGAEAPEAELEAGLHAALAEGLRPALAPAVFAAGSDKRAQLELVLDHLLAHAPQAAALPAALPLPSVPGSASPWGAVAIDTGRCTLCMACVGACPASALVDNPERPELRFIEKNCVQCGLCVGTCPEQALALQPRLLLAEAGRARREPRVLHAQEPFRCVRCSKPFGTLKAIENMVAKLAGHAAFQGAAAERLKMCGDCRVVDLYSDPREVRITDL from the coding sequence ATGAAGACCCTGGTCTGTTCCTGCAACGACACCCTGCCGATCGACCCGCCGGCCCTGCGCGAGGCCCTGCGCCTTGCCGCCGGCGAGGACGCGGCCGAGGGCCTGTCGGCCGGCCACCGCCTGCTCTGCCGCCGCGAGGCCGGCGCCTTCCAGCAGGCGGCCCAGGGCCAGGACGCGCTGCTGGTCGCCTGCACCCAGGAGGCCCGCCTCTTCAGCGAGCTGCATGCGCAGACCGAGGGCGCGCCGCCGCTGGTCGAGCGGCCGATCCGCTTTCTTAACCTGCGCGAGACGGCCGGCTGGTCGGCCGAGGCGCGCGAGCGGCCGGCCGCCCTGCCGCCCAAGCTGGCCGCGCTGATTGCCGAGGCCCAGCGGCCCGATCCGCCGCCGGTCGCCCAGGTCAGCTACCGCTCGGCCGGCCGCTGCCTGGTGATCGGCGCCCCGGCCGACCTGGCCGGCGTGCTGCCCCTGCTGGGCGATGCGCTGGACCTGACGCTTTTCCTGGACGGCCCGGCCGCGCCGCTGCCGCAGGACCGCCTGGTGCCGGTGCTCGGTGGCCGCATCGAGGCCCTGCAGGGCTGGCTCGGCGCCTTCACCTTGCGCTGGCGCGACGAGGCGCCGATCGACCTGGACCTCTGCACCCGCTGCAATGCCTGCGTCTCGGCCTGCCCCGAGGGCGCGATCGGCCTGGACTACCGCATCGACATGACGCGCTGCGACCGCCAGCGCGCCTGCCTGAGCGCCTGCGGCGTGGCCGGCGCGATCGATTTCGAGCGCGAGGCCGCGCCGCGCGAGCAGGGCTTCGACCTGGTGCTGGACCTCGGCGCCCGGTCCCTGCTGGACCTGCATCAGCCGCCCCAGGGCTACCACCATGTGCCCCTGCGCGCCGCCGACGGCGCAGCCCGGCTGAGCGCGGCCGTGGTCGCGCTGCGGTCGGCGGTCGGCGTGTTCGACAAGCCCAAGTTCTTCGACTACCGCGTCAAGCTCTGCGCGCACAGCCGCAACGAGCGCGAGGGCTGCCGGGCCTGCATCGACGTCTGCTCGGCCCAGGCCATCCAGAGCCGCGCGACGGTCGAGGGGCCGGACCGTGGCGGCATCCGGGTCGAGCCGCATCTCTGCGTGGGCTGCGGCGCCTGCACGACGGTCTGCCCGAGCGGTGCGCTGTCCTACCGCTACCCCGGCCCGGACGAGCTGGGCGGCCGCATGCGCACGCTGATCGGCGGCTACCTGAAGGCTGGCGGCGAGGCCGCGGCTGGCCGGCCGCTGCTGCTGCTGCACAGCCAGCAGGGCGGGCGGCAGGCGATCGAGGCCCTGGGCCGCGCGGCCCAGGCCGGGCCGCAGGCCTTCGGCGGCCCGGCCCCCTCGCCACGGCCCGGCGCCACCGCGCGCCGCCGCGGCCTGCCGCTGGCGGTGCTGCCGCTGGCGCTGTGGCACAGCGCCTCGGTCGGGCTGGAGCTGTGGCTCTCGGCCCTGGCCTGGGGCGCGCGCGGCGTGGTGGTGCTGCTCAGCGGCGAGGAGGCGCCGGACTACCGCCGCGCCCTGGCCGCCCAGGCCGCGCTGGGCCAGGCCCTGCTGCAGGGCCTGGGCTGGTCCGGCACGCCGCTGCGGCTGATCGACCTGGCCGGCGCCGAGGCGCCCGAGGCCGAGCTGGAAGCCGGCCTGCATGCCGCCCTGGCCGAGGGCCTGCGCCCGGCGCTGGCGCCTGCCGTCTTCGCGGCCGGCAGCGACAAGCGCGCCCAGCTTGAGCTGGTGCTCGACCATCTGCTGGCGCATGCGCCGCAGGCCGCCGCGCTGCCGGCGGCGCTGCCCCTGCCCTCGGTGCCGGGCTCGGCCTCGCCCTGGGGCGCTGTGGCGATCGACACCGGCCGCTGCACGCTCTGCATGGCCTGCGTCGGTGCCTGCCCGGCCTCGGCCCTGGTCGACAACCCCGAGCGGCCCGAGCTGCGATTCATCGAGAAGAACTGCGTGCAGTGCGGCCTGTGCGTCGGCACCTGCCCCGAGCAGGCCCTGGCCCTGCAGCCGCGCCTGCTGCTGGCCGAGGCCGGCCGCGCGCGCCGCGAGCCGCGCGTGCTGCATGCCCAGGAGCCCTTCCGCTGCGTGCGTTGCAGCAAGCCCTTCGGCACGCTCAAGGCCATCGAGAACATGGTCGCCAAGCTGGCCGGCCATGCCGCCTTCCAGGGCGCCGCGGCCGAGCGGCTGAAGATGTGCGGCGACTGCCGGGTGGTCGATCTCTACAGCGACCCGCGCGAAGTCCGCATCACCGACCTCTGA